AAAGCGTTAAGCTGGCTTAAACAATTTCCTTTTACATTCCTAGCAGGTGAGCATGAGACCATTTACTTGTAGTATTCCTGCAAGAGATCAATGCAGCAACGTGTTGCTTTTCTGTTGGCAGGGGAGAAGGATGAAGTGGACCAGTAACACTTATGTATTGTGGCTAGTTAGTCTGGtcatttgattgtactttccgTCTTACTGTTTTGTTTTGGTGGTCAGTGCTTTTACATTCTTTTGTCTATCTCTAACGTTTAAGGCCTAATACTTTGTCACAATCTATAATTTCTAACATGTGGGTTTTATTGCTTTCAGCGCAAGATCAAGTAACTGACACGTTATTAATATGATTGAATGTCTGCCTCATGCAATAATCTCTAGAGTACTCCATGACTACTCTCAGCTCCCCAATATTGGATATTTATTAGATTGCATTGTTGTGGATAATTCGATGAAGGACATTATACAAGAACGGATAACCAAATTTGCATACTTCCGTTTTATGACAATTAAACTATAAATTTAGCATAGCATTTTTCATAGAGCCTCATGCTTTTGCAATTAACAAGCTTAAAATGTTTGCCTCTTAGCATTTTGATTTTATATGCATCATTTGCTCCCGAGTTTCTGTTGCACAACATGATCTCACGTGAAtatcttccttttctctctagGCCTTCAGGAAATTTCCAGATGGAATTGTAGCAACTGAGTGGTTGCATTCTGTCCCTCGCTTAATAAGTGACAATGAGTCAAGCATCCAGGAGGAATGTGAGAACTTGTTCCTAGAACTGGTTCTGGAAAAGATATCAAGAGCAGGATCAGCTGGTTCACCTCATAATTGCTCCGCTCCATATAAGTCGAATGGCAACGAAAAAGATTTTGATAGGCAGATTGACTCACTATTTCCAGATGGAGCATTGGGTCTGCTGCGAGAGATTTGCAATGGTGAAGTAGTGCCTTGGATAAAGAAGATATGCAAAAGTCTTGGCAAGAAAAATCGGCTTAGGCCTGTATTAGCTGCAGCTCTTCAGAATATTATTAGAGCATCCGAGTCTCTCTGGTTAAGTCAGTCGCTGCCAATTGATAAGTGGACAGCCCCACAAGGTGCATGGTTTCTTCTATCAGAGGTGTCAGCATTTCTTCCGGATGCTGTTGACTGGGaatttctccatcatcattGGCAGCTCCTTGATGAAACTAGATTGGGATGTGAGAGAAAGACTCCATTTACCcatggagattggcatgaagaCGATGATGCGGAACCCTACTCTATCACTTGGGCTGGTGACCGTGTTTTCCTCTTGCAAACAATGGCTAATATTTCTCTTGAGCTGTCCCCTGGCCCTGCTGCAGACTTGGCTCATAATTTACTAAAACGAATTGAAGGATTTGATATGCACCCAACAGAGGTACATTATCTGTCATCATCATCGATTATTTCAGGCTAACCACTCATTGATTTTCTGCATGCTGGCTGTTTTCTCAACCATGTGGCCTAAGAAACGAGACTGCGGTAAATCTGTTTCATATGACAACTGAATGAAGAACTTGTGAATGTCACTGATGCACTTAACAAGTCAATCATTTTTTGTGGAGATGCGGTAATATCTGTTTCATATGACAAGTGAGTGAATGACTCATAAATCTCAGCGATGCACTTAACGAGTCAATCATATGTTGTGGAACTTCAAGTAATGGAACAAATATGGTCTCATGCTTGAGGCTTATTCAGCATGTAGAATAAGATAAACTAAATAGGTTTCTCTTGAATAGATGGCCGTCTTTATGTATCGATGATTTCCATACATAAGACATCTATTTCAAGGTCATTCCTTGCCCTTGAAATGCCTTGATACTGATCCAAGTACCTTAAGTAACTTCCAATTGATTATAATGGCACATGGGAACAAAAATAATGTCTCCTCTTGAGACCACATTTTCCAACAACCATCATTAACGTGGCATGAATCATGTTCTGCAATGACAATCTTTCAAAACCTAGTGTGGAGCTCGTCTAATAACTTGGTGAATGGGAAGGTATATTTACCAGAAATATTACTCATATTCACTAACGAATGCACGTGCATATGTTATTAATGGTACTGTCTGGTTGCAGGTCAATGCTCATGTAAAAGTCCTTAGAACGGTGTGCAAGCAGAAGGCTTTAAGTGCAGGAGAGGCTGACACACTTATCCTGAGATGGGTAAGACAACTTCTCTCTAAAGCCACCCAAGCTATAGAGAAGTACATTTCTGAGAACacacaagaaaatgaagaaggcaATTTCTTTACTCCTCCGAGAAGTGGGAATAGAAGAAGCGGAATATCTATGACATCTGAATTACTATCACAAGCAACAATTGCAGCTTATACAGTTGGTTCCTTAGTCATTGTCTGTCCTTCAGCAGACTTGAGCACAGTGATCCCATTATTGCACAAGATCATTACTTCTGGTGATCTCCAACCAAAATCAAAGTTGTTATCGGCTCCTCAAGTTTCTCTGAAACAGATAGCTGTATCATTGTATATACAGGGGTGGTTAACAATGGGAAAGATTTGCCTTGTAGATGGGAAAATTGCAAAGCGTTACATACCCCTGTTTGTGCAGGTAGTATGCGTTCCTTGCCAAAAACTGACTTATATTTTACTGGAAACTCTTGTAATGTCATGTTCTGGCTTAGAAAGAAACAAGTTGGGtgcattatttgtttttttttttggtctgtgAGTTGGGTGCATTTTACTCCAAACATTTTGCCACTTTTAGTACATTAGTTCCCTAATGTTGTGAAGTGGCTTTTATTCTAAGTAGTGTAGTTTGGTAAGGTTGCACTTTCCTATGATGCCCATTTAAGCATCAGTCCAAGATTAAAAAGTGCTGATGTGTAGAGATTTTATCTAGTTTGCCTTGAAAATTCGAATTTAGGATTGTCAGATAACTGTGAACACTATTTTTCTGTGCTGCTGCATTTGTTATTGTCTTTTAACCAAATGGTTTCTGATGATATAAAACTTAAGTTTGGAAATTTTGGCCTTATATATTTTCTATTAGTATTATTTGAACTGAATAGATTCCCAGCTTAGAGTTATTTCACGTCTGGGAAATATCCATCTCAGCATATTGAAATTTATTGGAGCTACTGGCTAGTGAAATACCAGTTTGATGCATGTCAAGACTCGGCTTTAGATGATTTGAAGATTAAAGATTAAACAAACGATCAAAGATTGAATTTAttcttgaaatttcaaataaatatgtgaAACCTTTGCTCGAAATGCTTCCTGGCTTTCCCCTTGAACCCCGAGATCTGCTTTTTAGTTGACATATTGTGTTCCTGATAATGGTTTCTGGTATTCAAGTTTGTTCCTAAAAGATCTTGTCTTCTAGCTGgctttcctcattttttttctagttaCTTGTGTTTACCATTTCCTGATGTTGCAGGAGCTTGAGAAAAGTGATTCTGCCACTCTTAGGAACAATCTAGTAGTGATGATGGCGGATTTTTGTGTTCGTTACACTGCTTTAATTGATTGGTGAGCACTAATTGTACTAGCTGTTGTGATATTTGAACCACATATGCGAAAGTGATAATCATTCACTTGAAACTTGGAAAACTGCTCACATGACCGATGCTTTATCGCTATACAGTCACATAGCAAAGATCACGAGGTGTCTGGGTGATCCGTGCGAAATTGTCAGGAGGCAGACTTTCATACTTCTGTCAAGATTGCTCCAGGTCTAGTTTTACTTGTGGTATCACTATTTATGATGTCATTTTTAGACAAAAGCTTTGCTTGTTCATGAAGACGTACTCTTCCATTGATTGGTTGGCATAAATTTCTTCAGAGGGACTATGTGAAATGGAGGGGACAGCTCTTTTTTCGATTTCTTTTGTCTCTGGTGGATGAATCTGAAAAGATAAGAGAACTTGCTGATTTCCTCTTTGGGAATATTCTAAGAGGTAGTTCACAGTTATAAAGGTTGATCTTCAAAGAGATGCTCATAAATCCTATCCTTCTAACTATATGTTCTTCTCTCTTTGCAGTCAAAGCACCACTTTTAGCTTATAACAGTTTTGTGGAAGCAATTTTTGCTCTGAATGATTGCCGTGCGCACAGTGGACATTGTAGTTCACAGAGTTCACAGGCTGAGAGCCGTCTGTTTTCGATAAGGTATGGGTTACATATCTCAATTAAGATTGCTTACTGGAATCGAGATCTTATTCAAAGAGAAAATATCATATGGTACCAAAGTAGACTGTTCATCAGGCTTAAATTTCCAGGGGCATTGATGAAATTTCAAGGTCCAAAAGAATGCGCATTTACACTAGTTTGCTGAAACAAATGGCCCCCGAGCACTTGTTGGCCACATTTGCCAAGATATGTGCAGAGATACTTGCAGCGGCATCTGATGGTATGCTCAGTATCGAAGATACTACTGGACAGTCAGTTCTACAGGTACTACGCAATGCATATCCATATTGGTCAACGGTCATGCATGGATAGCTGCAGAGAATGTGACATAAACAGCAATACACGCAGAAGTATTTCTCCTTATCTTAGTGGATAGATGCAGGAGAGTAAAAGAATATATGTTCCCCGTTTGGAAATAGACATTGCAAATGCTATCCCCATAAGCCCAAAATAACATGGAAACTGTCCCTTTCTTTACCATAGAAGGAAAGTGTGGTCTCTCTGCGAAATGCTTGCTGAACTTCATGTACTGTGATTCAAGCATTGTGATTGAACTGGCACTTAGCAGTTGTAGAATATGTATTCACCAATCACCGTTCTTTTGGTTTAATAAAACGTTTGTATTTGACCCCGTAAGCTTATTCTCAATGAATATCCTAATTCTCCTTATGACCTGCATAAACTCGTCTTTACCTGGTTTTATGCACCCTCAACTGAGGGAACAGGATGCTTTTCAGATTCTTGCTTGCAAGGAGATCCGCCTCCCGACAAGCCGGAATTCCACATTGGAGTCTCCTGAAATGGATGAAGAAAGCAATGGTTCTGGTGGAACATCCGCTGCAGCTGCTAAAGGACGGGCGATAAGTCAATCTGTAAGAAAGAGCCTCATACAAAACACCATCCCAATATTCATAGAGCTGAAGAGACTACTCGAGAGCAAGAACAGCCCCCTCACGGGTTGTCTCATGGATTGCCTCCGTCTCCTCCTCAAGGACTACAAGAATGAGATAGACGACATATTGGTGGCCGATAAGCAGCTCCAGAGAGAGCTCTTATATGACATGCAGAAATATGAATCTGCAAAGGCCAGATCAGAAGCTGCAGAGGCCGTTGCTGCAATGGAAAAATCGGTGAATAATCATACGCCTCAGGCTTCCAACGCTCCCAGTGGAGTGCCGTGCCAGAAGAAGTCCTCTAACGAGTTGCGGAGCAATTCTAGAGTGGCTTCGGCTGGAGCAGACGCCGCAGCCGAGGCCACAGCTCGGTCTGTGCTCAGGGAAGTGAGCAGAGGGACTTCCACGCCGCCTCTTAGTTCTCTGAAAGTGCCCAAGGTCAGATCTTGCCATGGAGCGACGGGTAGCGGGGGCGCTCCGAGCAATCGTCCCAAAGAAGTACTGGAATCCTTGAGAAGGCAACCCTTCGGATCCGATGACGAAAATTAGAGCCTGCTAATGAATCATGTACTGTTCTACTTCACCCAAAAATGAAAACCATTGTAAATAGTCTAGAAATCTCATGCAGTCTGTACCATGAGCAAGTAAGTGTACTTTTGTTGTAATATTTGTTCTAAAATTAGATCCACAATTAGTGGActaattgatggaatatcataaattccatgattagtgggctagttaatgagatttcatattttgagggatttaattgtcacattgttagggattttattgtttttttttttgtaaggtaagAAATATATTAACTTTTCACAACCCTACTTACAAAGGGATAgccaaacacaaaaacctcgtacccattACAACACTTGGAAGTGTCATAGTGGGTGCAAATGTGTTACAGCTAAACAAAAGCAAAGCGAAAGGCCAAAGCACATATACACGGCCTATAGTAATAAACAGCTAAAATACAACCCCGCAAGGAAGAAACGCCACAAATAAGGGCAAGAACTCCCTAGTCAAAGATAGACGACGAGATCCCCCAACTAATTTGCATCCGCCTATTACGAGGGGTATCCTCAACATGATCAAAAGTGAGGGCTTTGTCCCGGACGACCCTCTCAAGATGTTTCAAAAGTTAGGAATTTTATTGTTCGTGATTGATTCTCTTATTAATATAAATACGGGATGATGCTCTAAAAaagatcatcaatccattccaaaaacttctttctttttgcataaaattctacaAGGTATCAGAGCTAGTTTTCTGTTTTCCATCTTAAACTTCTCCGTTGTTGTACCATCACCATTACCACATCTTCCACCACATCTCTTTGCCGAAGCCTACAACTCTCTTAGTTGATCTcgctctcttttattttttggcctaaCCTCGGCCTAAATAGAGGTCACTTTTATGATCTAATCggatcataatctttttttttttccttccatctcGAGTTATTGTCATTTAGCGGTGATGTCGGAAAATTTTGGTGATAAGGTCGATTCTCTTACTTCTGAAACCGGgcggaaatatgaaaaaattctcttccccaccggttcggttcaatttgaTGGCCTTAATTACCTCCTTTGGTCACAATCTATGATAATCGGTATTGCATCGGGAGAATGTACTGGTTTTCTCACGGGGGAGAAACCAAGACCTACTACTCCTCCGATGGCCCTCTCGAGATCTCGAGATGGTTGGTTGAAGATGTCTTTGTAAAggcatttcttttgaatcatatgACTGATGGCATTCGTAAACAATATGTTTTTATGCGGACAACACGGGATATTTGGGTATCGATTAAGGATACATATTCTTAGACAGGAATGCTTGGATGTAAACCTATTGATACTCCACTTGATTCAAACGCGAAGATTTGGGCCAAGACAGGGGAGCCGATAGATTGTGAAAGATATCAAAGACTTGTTGGAAAGCTCATCTATCTTTCTCATACACATCTTGATATTGCCTATGCAGTGAGTCTTgtaagtcaattcatgcatgatcCGTATAATACTCATATGGATGTGATGACTCGAATTCTTTGTTACTTGAAAGACACACTGGGTAAAGGTATATTGTTTCGGAACTATGGTCATTTGAAGGTTGAGGCATTTTCTGATGCGGACCGGGCTAGTAGTGTGGATGACAGGCGATCTACTTCAAGTTATTGTTCTTATGTTGGAGGTAACCTAGTTACTTAGCGAAGAAAAAAGCAAGACGTTGTTGCTAGATCAAACACAGAGGCTGAATTCCGCTCTATGGCTCGGGGCATGTGTGAATTATTATGGGTTCAGAAACCTTTGGATAATCTGGGATTCCAAGTTCAGAAGCCATTAATGATTTATTCCGATAGTAAATCTGCTATCGGTATTTCACATAATCCTATCCAGCATGATAGGACGAAGCATGTGGAAATTGACCGACACTTCATCAAGGAAAAGCTTGATATAGGAGAATTTTGTACTCCATTTGCTCAATTCTCGTAACGGACCGcggatatattcactaaggcggTGAGCAAGCGAGTATTTGATTATCATGTGTCCAAGTTGGGCATGTGCGACATCCATGCGCCAACTTGAGGGGGGTGTTGTAATATTTGTTCTAGAATTAGATCCACCATTAGTGGGctaattgatggaatatcatGAATTCCCCGATTAGTGGGCTAGTTAatgggatttcatattttgaagGATTTGATTGTCACATTGTTAGGGATTTTATTGTACGTGATTGATTCTCCTATTAATATAAATACGGGATGATGCtctaaaaaaatatcatcaatccattccagaaacttctttctttttgcataaaattctacaACTTTCAATTTTACAGCGCCGGTTTATGATTGACTTGTTAAGTGCATCGCTGAGATTCGCAGGCTCTTCGGTCACTTGCCGCAAGAAACAGGTTTACCTCAGTCCCCTTTATTTGTCCACACGGTAGAGAAAACAACCAGCAAGCAAAAAATCAAAGGGTGATTGGACTGATTCAATACGTATTAGCACGTAgtgatttgtaaaatattttcccaaaactgATCGcatgtattgtttgaaatagTGAGTcaacgaaaaacattttcattactGATGACAATTTGTGTCCAAATATTTGCATAcatgatgaaaatacttttcgttcattcattttttgaagCTATGTAaactattattttttgaaaaatattttctaaatcgttcattttccgagaaacaaacggagccctcTTTTAAATTTGGTTTGAAAACAGAGAAAATAACTTGCTGAAGATTTAAATATGTTGCATATCTCATGGTGACTTGGGTAATTGTAAACTAGACCGACAAACCGACCAATATAAAGAAACAAATGTAAGTTTAGAAAATCgtaaggaaaaattataaatgacATTGCATTTGATCGTAATTCACCTTTGAAAGGAAATAAATATAGCATATGGGAGCCCATCGTTTGACAGAAATTCAAAGGGTCGCGCTCTTTCACTTCTTTTCTAGCTAACACATTCCTTATAATAATGTTTTGACTATATTATCCTCCGTAGCTAATACACTCCATCGcttagtttctttctttttgttttctcgcGTTCCCGCCTCCCTCCTCCTTAATTCTCTTtgctctctccctcaccgagGTAATTCTGGCCCTCTCTTATCGGTCTTAATTAAATCCGATCATGGTTCAAGTCTTGGTGGTAATTCACCCAATATTCGGAGCTGAAGATAATCCCCTCTCATCTCAATTCCCGCTTCAAAAGAGATTTAAATTTTCCAACTGGCcaagaaaatggaaaggaaGGGGAAAAGGAAGAAGCTTCAAAGTCGCAATTTCGTTTTTCTCCCTCTCATCGGAAGCAATTGGAGACATTCTGTTTGTTGGGGTTCGATCTTTTTTTctgcttctttgtttttcttcaccGGCTACCCACACAAACCATCCTTTTAACCAGCATGACCACTACGAGAGACAAGATGGAAGGTGGGAcccacaagaaaataaaaagaaagaaaccgaACGGACATCTCAtttgagagaaaggaaaaggaacgcttagggcgcgcatggtaacacttctttACTAGAAATCGGTTCCcgaccaaaagttgatttctctacttcttctcaaaagcagaagttgatttttctacttctgctccaaaTTGACTTATGAAAAGacaaattcgtttggtaatggttgaaaatttctacttttgaaacattactAACAAAATTTTTGGCGGGGCGGCGGAGGGGAGGCGGCCGATGGGTGGTGGCGGGGCGGTGGGCAGCCGGCGGAGGTGGGCGGGCGGGGGTCGGTGTAGtcgaaaaagtgattttaaAGAGAAGAATCTCAAAGTTGGCTAAAAACCTTGCCGTAAATTGAAAATCCCGCCATAAGttaaaatcctaccataagtcaatttttttatcaaacggatttcctTGCCATATTGACTTCTGATAGAGAAATCCAAaagcaaaagtgttatcatgcagctcCTTAGCCgtggaatagaaatagagaatGTTAGCAATTGAAACCCATGGGGGATAATATGGTCAAAATACTAAAATAAAGAGTGTATTAGCTAAGTAAGAAGTGTAAATAGCGCAGCCCGATTTAAATGCTCTAATGCCTTCATTATCACAGTTTATCAAGTTAATCTAAATCTAGCCTAGCACAAAACCATCTATCTAAAGAGAAGAAGTGGAGATCGACATTGCAAAGGTTGACGGATGGCGTCCTCCCTTGCATCATGGACAGGATGTCCAACTTTAGCTTCCAACCTTATCGGACGTAGCAATCGGATTCTTTGTTTCTTCGAAATGTCTTCATAGCGGACCAAAAGTAATCCGAACCTTAGCTTTCGTCCatttggttgaaaaaaaaaccattatcATCATACAATTAAGTATCATGCACAGGCTTTTTTGgagggataattgtccaaaaagtcataaacctattgtacaatgACCAATTTGGTCTCaagcctttcaattgtgccaatttagtcccgaaccttttgattatttttcaatttagtcctaaaccttttgataatttatcaatgtagACCTTTCTGCTAATCATCCAAATTATAGGTTTGGtctaaattgagagaatttcaaaatgtttatgactaaattgacacaattgaaaggtttaggactaaattggcaaatcttcaaaatGGTTAGAataaaattggcacaatttgaaaattttaagactaaattggctgctgtaaaataggtttaagatttctTGGACAATTATCTCcttctttttcgaattttcagaCAAAAGTTCGAGGTTAAAATTCGATTGTGGATTTGCTTACTAATGAGATGTTAAGCAACATTGTGAGTTcagcaattaatcaattgccTAGTTTTCATTTAGGGCAAACAAAATCTAATCCCATTAACACTAGTTATCCAGATTTGGCTAGAAATCTAACCAAGTTCGAGCCTGCGTTCAATTCAAACCCCTCTATAAGAAAGATTGCTTTGCCACAGCTTTCGTACTTCGATCTCTCGCATTTTAAATTGGCCAAGCCATGCCGGCAACTTCCAAAGCATGTGCATCGTGTAGGCACCAGAGGAAGAGGTGCGACGACGGCTGTCCATACGCCGAGCTCTTCCCGGCGAGCCGGTACGACGAGTTCCAGAACGCACAGCGGCTCTTCGGCGTGACCAACATACACAACATCGTGAATGCGGTTGACCCCGAGCTGAGGAAACAAGCCGCCGAGTCGATACTGACGGAGGGTAACGTCAGGAGCGGCGATCCCGTGCACGGATGTCTCGGCGTCGCTCGGAGACTCAAGTGGGAGATAAAGTTCTGCGAGGAGCAGCTGGAAGAGACGAATCGTTGCCTATCTTTCCTTCGACAGAGAGACCAAGAATTGAAGAGGCAACGACAGGGATTCAACAATACTCTAGTTGAACTCCCGCCGTTGCCGCCGTCGTTTCTTTCGaatgggggcggcggcggcgggagcTTCTACGGGCCGATTCGGTCTACCCCGGTAAGCCTAAACATAAGCAATAAACCTCAGACGACGATATCCGTAAAAGGGACACATCTAATTGTCATCCTTTTGTGTGCATGTAGGCCACTACTCTGTTTGACTCAAGTCACATGAATTATCAAGGACTCAACTACCAATCGACGTACGAAGAAGGAACGACCAGCATCCAGCCCTTCAATTCCTTCCGCGCTCCCGAGCCGTGGAACGACAGCCCGACCGGGACGATCACGAGGTAAATCTCCGAACCGGTTCATCTCCCGAGCGCTTGCCATACTGACGTCGCGTGGCGCGCAATTAAATCGTCTCTCCCTCCGATTTCGCAGGGCGGACCAAGTTGCTAAACCTGAAGAGCCGAAGCAGGCTACGCAGAGGGCGTGCGGTGGGACGGAGAACATGGGGCTGTGTTTGAAAGGACCGGACTTCGGATGCCATGGTGATCGAGACAGATGAAGAGATTCTGGCGTCTAGCAATATGGAATTTGGAAGTGCTCATTCTGTTCCTTTCTTCGTTACAATTGAATGAGACActgcaaaattttctttttattcgtgGCATGTGGTGATATTTCTCATCCTAAAACGAAAATCTCCAACCGCGATAGGTGCATCCGAAATATCAAATTATACCTAGTGTGATACTAATCGCCTTAGATTAGTGGCActcaaaatctcaaacttataaCGACAAGACACATGCTCATCTCGTCACCATTCTGTCAAAGACGGCCGTTAAAAACCTAACGTAGCAGCTTGCGTGGACAACGAAAGACAAATGGAGCCGATGTGGCTGCCACACGGCAAAATTATATGCCCAActcattttatgtttttcttgcaTGGTTCATTACAATTCGAATTTACCAATTCTTGATTTCTCTGAGACCGAATCAAGAATTTGACAATCCGGAATCTAACGCTTTTAATTGACTTGCACATACATTTTAAGTATGTGTCATAGATTTGTgtcgtttttctatttttccttcctccaccaTCTTGATTCTTGGTCAGCACCTGGCCGACGTGTCCGCCACCGCCGCCCTTATCATGGATCGCCACTACCTATTTCTCTTCGGCCATGCTCGACTACATCTCGCTCTGTCTATTTCCAACATGCTCTCGGATCGACCTCCATTTGAGATCAAGGCCGGCCTCCGCGCAGCCCCAGATGTGGAGTTTGCGCCTCTAATCCGAGGTCAGCCAAGGTCTCGTGGCTGCGACGGCCTCCGCTGAGGGTACCGCAACCCCCATGGCCCGTTGTCCCCTGTTCTTTGAGCTCAACACCGTGGTAGAGGTCGATCATGACCCTTACTTAGGCTGAGCTCGACGTGCTGTGGCGGAGCTTTGACCCTCGGATCTAAGTTCGACCTCTCCGTGACGAGTGCAGCTTAACACCCAAATTTAAGCTCGACCCCGAATTTGCAACCGGAGCTCGGCCGAGACGGAGATCGTCCTAGATTTGGGCGCGGCGCTCGAGCTCGACAGCCATGCTTgatcccctaaaaaaaaaaattgaatttttatgtGGCGCCACATTGGCACCAGTTgtcctaaaaaaaaacattaatgaTGTCACA
This genomic interval from Rhodamnia argentea isolate NSW1041297 chromosome 4, ASM2092103v1, whole genome shotgun sequence contains the following:
- the LOC115740645 gene encoding condensin-2 complex subunit D3 isoform X1; translation: MEETLSRIVTDLEELHAPPTTSDLLQPPSVSESTLSDLHRLVEADESELLERFFEELASKNLPLSFLAQCIGSTMNSGSTPRLSLLASDVYLSLLLSPNAPVLSLFAPLSFASLLHSIRKSVKSRQAIPQKDSRSSASAPAKSKRKGGRRGPGSTNLCHIGTDYVEESEVDERLFFAVLEKLVLVMDLLHLDRFPDSLKSLVHTVAELPLMVPDSFGNSRSFCKLTDLCSQLLRALLRPEHGDQANSAAEVLKFLSPSILLAKSEVRMFALSFVINCMVDAGKECEGVKKAIVNLPKYLVQKAPEKSELRASAVESIMQIFRALQYSDQVNFVEYVVKMTEGKSSFRLLAVDLIVQIVLSLKDPLGVQANEVNDSWELRCLQALIKRCSDSNSAIRARALSNLVHLVGVYGNDDRSCKILKEVLGIGDGVSQKTEATINNLLKIRCTDEKGAARKAALHLVTKLTSFFSGPFDGVLLKAMGMACSDPLVSTRKAAVSALSEAFRKFPDGIVATEWLHSVPRLISDNESSIQEECENLFLELVLEKISRAGSAGSPHNCSAPYKSNGNEKDFDRQIDSLFPDGALGLLREICNGEVVPWIKKICKSLGKKNRLRPVLAAALQNIIRASESLWLSQSLPIDKWTAPQGAWFLLSEVSAFLPDAVDWEFLHHHWQLLDETRLGCERKTPFTHGDWHEDDDAEPYSITWAGDRVFLLQTMANISLELSPGPAADLAHNLLKRIEGFDMHPTEVNAHVKVLRTVCKQKALSAGEADTLILRWVRQLLSKATQAIEKYISENTQENEEGNFFTPPRSGNRRSGISMTSELLSQATIAAYTVGSLVIVCPSADLSTVIPLLHKIITSGDLQPKSKLLSAPQVSLKQIAVSLYIQGWLTMGKICLVDGKIAKRYIPLFVQELEKSDSATLRNNLVVMMADFCVRYTALIDCHIAKITRCLGDPCEIVRRQTFILLSRLLQRDYVKWRGQLFFRFLLSLVDESEKIRELADFLFGNILRVKAPLLAYNSFVEAIFALNDCRAHSGHCSSQSSQAESRLFSIRGIDEISRSKRMRIYTSLLKQMAPEHLLATFAKICAEILAAASDGMLSIEDTTGQSVLQDAFQILACKEIRLPTSRNSTLESPEMDEESNGSGGTSAAAAKGRAISQSVRKSLIQNTIPIFIELKRLLESKNSPLTGCLMDCLRLLLKDYKNEIDDILVADKQLQRELLYDMQKYESAKARSEAAEAVAAMEKSVNNHTPQASNAPSGVPCQKKSSNELRSNSRVASAGADAAAEATARSVLREVSRGTSTPPLSSLKVPKVRSCHGATGSGGAPSNRPKEVLESLRRQPFGSDDEN
- the LOC115740645 gene encoding condensin-2 complex subunit D3 isoform X2: MEETLSRIVTDLEELHAPPTTSDLLQPPSVSESTLSDLHRLVEADESELLERFFEELASKNLPLSFLAQCIGSTMNSGSTPRLSLLASDVYLSLLLSPNAPVLSLFAPLSFASLLHSIRKSVKSRQAIPQKDSRSSASAPAKSKRKGGRRGPGSTNLCHIGTDYVEESEVDERLFFAVLEKLVLVMDLLHLDRFPDSLKSLVHTVAELPLMVPDSFGNSRSFCKLTDLCSQLLRALLRPEHGDQANSAAEVLKFLSPSILLAKSEVRMFALSFVINCMVDAGKECEGVKKAIVNLPKYLVQKAPEKSELRASAVESIMQIFRALQYSDQVNFVEYVVKMTEGKSSFRLLAVDLIVQIVLSLKDPLGVQANEVNDSWELRCLQALIKRCSDSNSAIRARALSNLVHLVGVYGNDDRSCKILKEVLGIGDGVSQKTEATINNLLKIRCTDEKGAARKAALHLVTKLTSFFSGPFDGVLLKAMGMACSDPLVSTRKAAVSALSEAFRKFPDGIVATEWLHSVPRLISDNESSIQEECENLFLELVLEKISRAGSAGSPHNCSAPYKSNGNEKDFDRQIDSLFPDGALGLLREICNGEVVPWIKKICKSLGKKNRLRPVLAAALQNIIRASESLWLSQSLPIDKWTAPQGAWFLLSEVSAFLPDAVDWEFLHHHWQLLDETRLGCERKTPFTHGDWHEDDDAEPYSITWAGDRVFLLQTMANISLELSPGPAADLAHNLLKRIEGFDMHPTEVNAHVKVLRTVCKQKALSAGEADTLILRWVRQLLSKATQAIEKYISENTQENEEGNFFTPPRSGNRRSGISMTSELLSQATIAAYTVGSLVIVCPSADLSTVIPLLHKIITSGDLQPKSKLLSAPQVSLKQIAVSLYIQGWLTMGKICLVDGKIAKRYIPLFVQELEKSDSATLRNNLVVMMADFCVRYTALIDCHIAKITRCLGDPCEIVRRQTFILLSRLLQRDYVKWRGQLFFRFLLSLVDESEKIRELADFLFGNILRVKAPLLAYNSFVEAIFALNDCRAHSGHCSSQSSQAESRLFSIRGIDEISRSKRMRIYTSLLKQMAPEHLLATFAKICAEILAAASDGMLSIEDTTGQSVLQILACKEIRLPTSRNSTLESPEMDEESNGSGGTSAAAAKGRAISQSVRKSLIQNTIPIFIELKRLLESKNSPLTGCLMDCLRLLLKDYKNEIDDILVADKQLQRELLYDMQKYESAKARSEAAEAVAAMEKSVNNHTPQASNAPSGVPCQKKSSNELRSNSRVASAGADAAAEATARSVLREVSRGTSTPPLSSLKVPKVRSCHGATGSGGAPSNRPKEVLESLRRQPFGSDDEN